A stretch of the Malus domestica chromosome 08, GDT2T_hap1 genome encodes the following:
- the LOC103420012 gene encoding agamous-like MADS-box protein AGL80 yields the protein MAKNRTKRELISHEPSRRATFKKRKVDVWPSPQEAFYLLEKFKNLPEERQGKFMVDQESFLKSNISKLNRKLERARFKNQELEEKLLLIEYLEGKNVLDPGCLESLIGLDQQLDKRIDFITKN from the exons ATGGCTAAAAATAGGACAAAGCGTGAATTGATTTCTCATGAACCAAGCAGGAGAGCAACCTTCAAAAAGAGGAAG GTGGACGTGTGGCCTTCTCCACAGGAAGCATTTTATTTACTCGAAAAATTCAAGAATTTACCTGAAGAAAGGCAAGGTAAGTTCATGGTGGATCAAGAATCCTTTCTCAAGAGCAATATATCCAAGCTGAACAGAAAATTGGAAAGAGCAAGATTTAAGAATCAAGAACTTGAGGAGAAGCTACTTTTGATTGAATACCTTGAAGGTAAGAATGTTCTTGATCCTGGTTGTCTTGAAAGTTTGATCGGACTTGATCAGCAATTGGATAAAAGAATTGATTTCATTACTAAGAATTGA